One window of the Colletotrichum destructivum chromosome 4, complete sequence genome contains the following:
- a CDS encoding Putative peptidase S1, PA clan, translating into MDLTRRPTEHERDRFYNGLFSLPKLVARSSFTPFKYGWDDWSSPTKTLAVVDEHAIVSQWNDEPSPLRNQILGILAREKVNWQAIDIVRIGYVGEEMPVIVSISVLPDTLSWEMGNQVAFHCRNALVEHGLDDVHCEIKESMLVNLASSPAVLQQDSHQHRPFLRSYMYELADQLGTSIASLDQPYREGTKGIYLRRAGGEPDEVFALTCRHVCYDESETGCLLPREKSLPGKSVIQLSERTRKALVADLEDLKYQSVKVLRGEGKAEGESHDDKIITECQRNVNEISAVLQHFTLREALEARVLGDVAYASEYAVGSSGHLSDWCLIRLRADSHERRLSELSNRVYIDGRELESHFGALVLCIKDLDHDGTLHIQGIVAASEFQKPTRSCRIVGMSGRTSGVTFGEVNQVKSVVRRVAHDGTPLISREFGVVAERMQKYDHFAGKGDSGACVFDLKGRVVGMVSGGIKREEVLNEDHDYIHNLPADVTYFTPMESILADMEACGLSMEIV; encoded by the coding sequence ATGGACCTCACGCGTCGGCCAACCGAACACGAGCGCGACCGGTTTTATAACGGCCTTTTCAGTCTTCCCAAGCTCGTAGCACGGTCCAGCTTCACTCCGTTCAAGTACGGGTGGGACGATTGGTCATCACCAACGAAAACTCTggctgtcgtcgacgagcatgCCATAGTCAGCCAATGGAATGACGAACCTTCCCCACTGAGAAACCAAATACTGGGTATTCTCGCCCGGGAGAAGGTCAACTGGCAAGCAATCGATATCGTCCGCATCGGGTACGTCGGTGAAGAGATGCCTGTGATTGTTTCGATCTCTGTCTTGCCAGACACCCTGTCGTGGGAGATGGGCAACCAGGTTGCCTTCCACTGCAGAAACGCCCTTGTTGAACATGGACTTGACGATGTTCACTGCGAGATCAAGGAGTCGATGCTGGTTAACCTCGCCTCCAGTCCTGCGGTCCTGCAGCAAGATTCTCATCAGCACCGTCCCTTTTTGAGATCTTACATGTATGAGCTTGCTGACCAACTCGGCACGAGCATCGCCAGCCTGGACCAGCCCTACCGCGAAGGCACAAAAGGCATCTACTTGCGCAGAGCCGGTGGCGAACCTGACGAGGTGTTTGCCTTGACGTGTCGACATGTCTGCTATGACGAGTCTGAAACAGGCTGCCTTCTGCCGAGAGAAAAGTCGTTGCCTGGCAAGTCTGTTATCCAGCTGTCAGAGAGGACCAGAAAGGCCTTGGTGGCAGACCTTGAAGATCTCAAATACCAGTCGGTCAAAGTGCTCCGCGGAGAAGGGAAGGCCGAGGGAGAATCCCACGACGACAAGATTATCACCGAATGCCAGCGAAATGTGAACGAGATCAGCGCCGTCTTACAGCACTTTACCCTTCGCGAGGCTTTGGAGGCCAGGGTTCTTGGCGACGTCGCGTACGCCAGCGAGTACGCAGTGGGAAGTTCGGGACATCTCAGCGATTGGTGCCTCATACGGTTGAGAGCTGACTCTCACGAGAGACGCCTTTCCGAGCTTTCCAACCGCGTCTACATCGACGGTAGAGAGCTGGAGAGTCATTTTGGAGCTTTAGTTCTCTGCATCAAAGACCTCGACCACGACGGTACTCTCCATATACAGGGCATCGTCGCGGCTTCCGAGTTTcagaagccgacgaggagttGTCGCATCGTAGGAATGAGCGGCCGAACATCGGGAGTAACTTTCGGGGAAGTCAACCAAGTCAAGTCCGTCGTCCGCAGGGTTGCCCACGACGGCACCCCATTAATCTCCCGGGAGTTTGGCGTTGTGGCAGAGAGAATGCAAAAATACGACCACTTCGCCGGGAAAGGCGATTCCGGTGCTTGTGTCTTCGACCTAAAGGGAAGGGTTGTTGGTATGGTGTCGGGAGGCATAAAGCGCGAGGAAGTGCTGAATGAGGACCATGACTATATTCATAACCTGCCGGCGGACGTGACATATTTTACCCCTATGGAATCGATTCTGGCGGATATGGAGGCTTGCGGGCTGTCGATGGAGATCGTGTGA